One stretch of Punica granatum isolate Tunisia-2019 chromosome 5, ASM765513v2, whole genome shotgun sequence DNA includes these proteins:
- the LOC116207020 gene encoding nucleolin, producing the protein MPPRAIKRGGAAAGTKRAPRAAKKAPDQSPAEAVPEEPVKVEEPVEVAASVQEEKPIKEEKPVVMEKPVGEDDRKKKAEAVITNGSISGMKEDEAREAIEDYGRDERLDLEYNDPEYEPEEYDDREMEQEYAKDVEHGREEDPEEEHIMEEEEVDMVEELEDTHEELEVEEEDYEDDHGGEDHENEHEHEHEHEDRHEHQEILDVEEEHHDAFKERRKRKEFEVFVGGLDKDATEDDLRKVFSAVGEVTEIRLMMNPQTKKNKGFAFLRFATVEQAKRAVTELKNPVIHGKQCGVTPSQDSDTLFLGNICKTWTKEALKEKLKHYGVENVDDVTLVEDSNNEGMNRGFAFLEFSSRSDAMDGFKRLQKRDVLFGVDRPAKVSFADSFIDPGDEIMAQVKTVFIDSLSASWDEDRVRELLKKYGHIEKIELARNMPSAKRRDFGFVTFDTHDAAVTCAKSINNAELGDGDSKVKVRARLSRPLQRGKGKHVSRGDTRSGRLSSRVVGSSWHRPPPRSFPTRPARSIGSRIPSTSLKRPVVVRDRRPVVTMPPPRPRPLPPPSRFYDRRAPVPSYPKSSMKRDYSRREELPPPRSRVPMDYGSRVIPERRTSYRDEYPPRGSGYPDMHRSTSRAVPRREYPDDGYGQRFDRPPTYREGRPRDYDSISGSKRPYSAMDDIPPRYADPGIRQSRARLDYELSGGSSHYSDAYNDRLGRSSIGYSSSRSSISSQDSHGLYSSRHGMGYGGSYGSSDVGGMYSSSYGNDYMPRGSNVGSGSYSSLYSSRGGSGSSYMGPGGSGSYY; encoded by the exons ATGCCTCCTCGGGCGATAAAGAGGGGCGGAGCCGCGGCGGGAACGAAGCGGGCGCCGAGAGCTGCCAAGAAAGCGCCGGACCAGTCTCCGGCTGAAGCTGTGCCGGAAGAGCCGGTGAAGGTGGAGGAACCGGTTGAGGTAGCTGCGTCCGTCCAAGAGGAGAAGCCAATTAAGGAGGAGAAACCGGTCGTCATGGAAAAACCAGTTGGCGAAGATGATAGGAAGAAGAAAGCAGAGGCGGTCATCACTAACGGATCGATCTCCGGCATGA aagaagatgaagcaaGAGAGGCCATTGAAGATTACGGGAGAGATGAACGTTTGGATCTGGAGTATAATGATCCTGAGTATGAGCCTGAAGAATATGATGATAGAGAGATGGAACAAGAGTATGCCAAGGATGTGGAGCATGGACGAGAGGAGGATCCTGAGGAGGAGCATATcatggaggaggaagaggttGACATGGTTGAGGAGTTGGAAGATACTCATGAAGAGCTTGaggttgaagaagaagattacgaGGATGATCATGGTGGTGAAGATCATGAGAATGAGCATGAGCACGAACATGAGCATGAGGACAGGCATGAGCATCAAGAGATTCTTGATGTAGAGGAAGAGCACCATGACGCTTTTAAGGAGAGGCGCAAGCGCAAAGAATTTGAAGTATTTGTTGGTGGATTAGACAAGGATGCTACTGAGGATGATCTCAGGAAAGTCTTCAGTGCAGTTGGTGAGGTCACTGAGATCAGGTTGATGATGAATCCTCAAACTAAGAAGAACAAAGGGTTTGCATTCTTGCGCTTTGCGACCGTTGAGCAAGCAAAGCGAGCTGTTACAGAACTTAAAAATCCTGTG ATTCATGGAAAACAGTGTGGTGTTACGCCAAGTCAGGACAGTGATACTCTTTTCCTGGGTAACATATGCAAGACCTGGACAAAGGAAGCA TTGAAAGAGAAACTGAAACATTATGGGGTGGAGAATGTTGATGATGTGACGTTGGTGGAAGATAGTAATAATGAGGGGATGAATCGGGGATTTGCTTTTCTGGAATTTTCTTCTCGTTCTGATGCAATGGATGGTTTTAAGAGGCTTCAGAAAAGAGATGTCCTGTTTGGAGTTGATAGGCCAGCTAAGGTTTCCTTCGCGGATTCTTTCATTGATCCCGGTGATGAGATAATGGCACAG GTTAAAACTGTGTTCATTGATAGCCTGTCTGCCTCATGGGATGAGGATCGTGTGCGGgagcttttaaagaaatatgGTCATATTGAAAAGATTGAGCTTGCCCGTAATATGCCATCTGCTAAGAGAAGGGATTTTGGATTTGTTACGTTTGACACTCACGATGCAGCAGTGACCTGTGCTAAAAGCATCAATAATGCAGAATTGGGAGATGGTGACAGCAAG GTCAAAGTCAGGGCCAGACTGTCGAGACCTCTTCAGAGAGGGAAAGGGAAACATGTCAGTCGTGGAGATACACGCTCTGGACGTTTGAGTAGTCGAGTTGTTGGAAGTTCATGGCACCGTCCACCTCCACGTAGCTTTCCTACACGGCCAGCAAGAAGTATTGGAAGTCGTATCCCCTCGACCAGCTTAAAGAGACCTGTTGTAGTGAGAGATAGGCGTCCTGTAGTGACCATGCCACCACCAAGACCCAGACCGTTGCCTCCTCCGTCTAGATTCTATGATCGAAGAGCTCCTG TTCCCTCCTATCCGAAGAGTAGCATGAAGAGGGATTATAGTCGGCGTGAGGAGCTTCCCCCTCCTAGAAGCAGGGTTCCTATGGATTACGGTTCGAGGGTCATCCCTGAGAGGCGCACATCATATAGAGATGAGTACCCCCCTCGTGGGTCTGGTTATCCTGATATGCATAGAAGTACATCACGTGCTGTGCCGAGAAGAGAGTATCCTGATGATGGCTATGGGCAAAGGTTTGATAGGCCTCCAACCTACCGAGAAGGCCGTCCCCGTGATTATGATTCTATCTCTGGCTCAAAACGTCCATATTCTGCAATG GATGATATTCCTCCTCGCTATGCTGATCCTGGTATTCGTCAATCAAGAGCTCGTTTAGACTATGAGCTTAGTGGTGGTTCCTCCCATTACAGTGATGCCTATAATGACAG GCTTGGCAGATCCAGTATTGGATATAGCAGCAGCAGAAGTTCCATATCCAGTCAAGATTCACATGGCCTTTATAGCAGTCGACATGGAATGGGATATGGAG gTTCTTATGGTAGCAGTGATGTTGGTGGAATGTACTCGTCAAGCTACGGGAACGATTACATGCCTCGCGGATCTAAT GTTGGTAGTGGTTCTTACTCCTCATTGTACTCGAGTCGTGGTGGCAGCGGCAGCAGTTACATGGGACCTGGTGGTTCAGG